A part of Bacillus rossius redtenbacheri isolate Brsri chromosome 1, Brsri_v3, whole genome shotgun sequence genomic DNA contains:
- the LOC134528089 gene encoding E3 ubiquitin-protein ligase Siah1-like: MLATGRRAKMSKPGDSASPPQQQQQQQASPTAFDDINDGLVRLLECPVCADPMTDKIYMCRNGHNVCAACRPRLGASCPTCRGELMETRCLLAETIARKLLYPCDHGCGLRLSLRERRRHEERCPLRLRECANRARGCPRRLPPDGKREHEASCPYRRYECPRAPQGCDLEVLHKDRRRHDASCPYRAASCAHCEASLLHKDKQAHEQACPLRLVPCEHAEAGCKERLVFRDRADHEASCAHRLYDCVPCRPDGCRWRGRRSALEKHMAEDHRIAVWRSKSNLGVWCDYDSCTDRKYAGLVSVYGELFWYRHRFEARRGTCSWTVQYVGARDGCARFRYRLAVYADEKAGPSVTFDDVPVASDLDPVDEVFESRHGVCLDARMLEKYVVDNSMRIKFKIKKVK; encoded by the coding sequence GTCGGAGAGCCAAGATGTCGAAGCCGGGCGACTCGGCCTCGCcgccgcagcagcagcagcagcagcaggcatCCCCGACGGCCTTCGACGACATCAACGACGGCCTGGTGCGGCTGCTCGAGTGCCCCGTGTGCGCCGACCCCATGACGGACAAGATCTACATGTGCCGCAACGGGCACAACGTGTGCGCGGCGTGCCGGCCGCGCCTGGGCGCCAGCTGCCCCACGTGCCGCGGCGAGCTCATGGAGACGCGCTGCCTGCTGGCCGAGACGATCGCGCGCAAGCTGCTGTACCCGTGCGACCACGGCTGCGGCTTGCGGCTGTCCCTGCGCGAGAGGCGGCGGCACGAGGAGCGCTGCCCGCTGCGCCTGCGCGAGTGCGCAAACCGCGCGCGCGGCTGCCCCCGCAGGCTGCCCCCGGACGGGAAGCGCGAGCACGAGGCGAGCTGTCCCTACCGCCGCTACGAGTGCCCGCGCGCGCCGCAGGGCTGCGACCTGGAGGTTCTGCACAAGGACCGCCGCAGGCACGACGCCAGCTGCCCCTACCGGGCGGCCAGCTGCGCGCACTGCGAGGCCTCGCTGCTGCACAAGGACAAGCAGGCGCACGAGCAGGCCTGCCCGCTGCGCCTGGTGCCCTGCGAGCACGCCGAGGCCGGCTGCAAGGAGCGCCTGGTGTTCAGAGACCGCGCCGACCACGAGGCCTCGTGCGCGCACCGCCTCTACGACTGCGTGCCCTGCCGGCCCGACGGCTGCCGCTGGCGCGGGCGGCGTAGCGCGCTCGAGAAGCACATGGCGGAGGACCACCGCATCGCCGTGTGGCGCAGCAAGTCCAACCTGGGCGTGTGGTGCGACTACGACTCGTGCACGGACCGCAAGTACGCGGGGCTGGTGTCCGTGTACGGAGAGCTGTTCTGGTACCGCCACCGCTTCGAGGCGCGCCGCGGCACCTGCTCGTGGACCGTGCAGTACGTGGGCGCGCGCGACGGCTGCGCGCGGTTCCGCTACCGGCTCGCCGTGTACGCCGACGAGAAGGCCGGGCCCAGCGTCACGTTCGACGACGTGCCCGTCGCCAGCGACCTGGACCCCGTCGACGAGGTGTTCGAGTCGCGGCACGGCGTGTGCCTCGACGCGCGCATGCTGGAGAAATACGTGGTGGACAATAGCATGCGGATCAAGTTCAAGATCAAGAAGGTCAAATGA